One Brassica napus cultivar Da-Ae chromosome C2, Da-Ae, whole genome shotgun sequence DNA window includes the following coding sequences:
- the LOC106431716 gene encoding thiol protease aleurain-like, giving the protein MSVRTILSSVLLLILTAASGAADTGFDESNPIRMVSDGLREVEESIVQILGQTRHVLSFARFTHRYGKRYENTEEIKLRFSIFKESLELIRSTNKKGLSYKLGLNQFADLTWEEFQKSKLGAAQNCSATLKGSHKLTEEALPETKDWREDGIVSPVKDQGKCGSCWTFSTTGALEAAYHQAFGKGISLSEQQLVDCAGAFNNFGCNGGLPSQAFEYIKSNGGLDTEDAYPYTGKDGTCRYSAENVGVQVLDSVNITLGAEDELKHAVGLVRPVSIAFQVIHSFRLYDGGVYTDKDCKSSPTDVNHAVLAVGYGIEGGVPYWLIKNSWGAGWGDKGYFKMEMGKNMCGIATCASYPVVA; this is encoded by the exons ATGTCTGTGAGAACAATCCTATCATCCGTGCTTCTGCTGATTCTCACAGCCGCATCTGGAGCCGCTGATACTGGATTCGATGAGTCAAACCCGATCCGTATGGTCTCCGACGGTCTCCGGGAGGTGGAGGAATCCATTGTACAGATCTTAGGCCAGACCCGTCACGTTCTCTCCTTCGCTCGCTTCACTCACCG GTATGGGAAAAGGTATGAGAACACGGAGGAGATAAAGCTCAGATTCTCCATCTTCAAGGAGAGTCTTGAATTGATCAGATCCACCAATAAGAAAGGCTTGTCTTACAAACTCGGTCTCAATC AGTTTGCTGATTTGACCTGGGAAGAGTTTCAAAAGAGCAAGCTTGGTGCTGCTCAGAACTGCTCTGCCACTTTGAAAGGAAGCCACAAACTCACTGAAGAAGCTCTTCCCGAAACC aaagattggagagaagatggAATTGTTAGTCCAGTCAAAGACCAGGGCAAATGTGGATCTTGCTGGACTTTCAG CACGACAGGAGCTCTTGAGGCAGCTTACCATCAAGCATTTGGAAAAGGAATATCTCTCTCCGAGCAACAGCTTGTGGATTGTGCTGGAGCTTTCAACAACTTTGGATGCAATGGTGGCCTTCCTTCCCAAGCCTTTGAATACATCAAATCCAACGGTGGTCTTGACACAGAGGACGCTTATCCTTACACCGGCAAAGATGGAACCTGCAGATATTCAGCTGAAAACGTCGGTGTACAAGTCCTCGACTCAGTCAACATTACTCTG GGTGCTGAAGATGAACTGAAGCATGCGGTTGGGTTGGTGCGACCAGTAAGCATAGCGTTCCAGGTTATACACTCGTTCCGGCTTTACGATGGCGGAGTTTACACAGATAAGGACTGTAAAAGTTCACCAACA GATGTGAACCACGCGGTTTTGGCGGTTGGTTATGGAATTGAAGGTGGTGTTCCATATTGGCTTATAAAGAACTCGTGGGGAGCTGGTTGGGGTGACAAAGGTTACTTCAAGATGGAGATGGGCAAGAACATGTGTG GTATTGCGACATGTGCATCCTACCCGGTTGTGGCCTAA